Within the Chryseobacterium geocarposphaerae genome, the region CTGTATCCTACCCCTACTAATTCTAGTTTCTTTTCGAAACCTTGAGAAACACCAACAATCATGTTGTTGATTAACGCTCTGTATAAACCGTGAAGCGCTTTGTGTTGTTTAGCATCAGATGGTCTGTTAACGTTAAGTTCGCCATCTTTTTGTTCTATAGTAATTCCTGCTGTAAGTTCCTGAGAAAGTTCTCCTTTAGGTCCTTTTACAGTCACTACACTGTTATTTTCAGTGATTGTAACTCCTGCTGGAATTGTTATAATTGCTTTACCAATTCTTGACATTTTCCTTTGATTAAAAATTAATAAACATAGCAGATTACTTCACCACCTACTTTTTCTTCTCTAGCTTTCTTGTCAGTCATTACTCCTTTAGAAGTAGAGATGATAGAAATACCCAAACCGTTTAGTACTCTTGGAAGTTCAGCTGAACCTTTGTACTGTCTCAAACCTGGTCTAGAAGCTCTTTGGATAGACTTGATAGCTGGTTTGTTAGTTTGCTTATCGTACTTCAAAGCGATTTTGATCGTTCCTTGAACAGCGTTATCTTCAAACTTGTAGTTTAAGATATACCCTTGATCAAATAAGATCTTAGTAATCTCCTTTTTGATTTTCGATGCAGGAATTTCCACCACTTTGTGGCCTGCGCTTTGTGCGTTCCTTACTCTTGTTAGGAAATCTGAAATTGGATCTGTTACCATTTTTCTTTTAAATTATTGGTTAAAGAACAATCAGTATTGTAAAGACTTGAAGAGTAAAATATCAGACTTCAGAAATCTTCGGTCTGATATTTTGTATCTTTAGTATCTAGACAACTTAATTGTCCCGATTTTTTAATTAGTAATTATTACCAACTAGCTTTTTTAACTCCTGGGATAAGACCGTTGTTTGCCATTTCTCTGAAAGTTACTCTGGAAATACCGAACGTTCTCATGTATCCTCTTGGTCTACCTGTTAGTTTACATCTGTTGTGCAATCTTACAGGAGAAGCATTTTTAGGCAATTTTTGAAGTCCTTCGTAATCACCAGCTTCTTTAAGAGCTTGTCTTTTAGCAGCGTATTTAGCAACTAGTGCTTCTCTTTTGCGCTCACGCGCTTTCATTGATTCTTTAGCCATTTCTTAGTTCTTTTTAAATGGTAAACCGAAGTGAGTTAATAATGCTTTAGCTTCTTTATCTGTTTTCGCAGTTGTAACGAAAGTGATGTCCATCCCTTGGATTTTTTTCACTTTGTCGATTACGATCTCAGGGAAGATGATTTGTTCAGTGATACCTAGGTTATAGTTACCTCTACCATCAAATCCGTCAGCTTTAATACCAGAGAAATCTCTAATACGAGGCAATGCAGAAGAAGTTAATCTATCTAAGAACTCATACATTTTATCAGCTCTAAGAGTAACTTTGGCACCTACAGGCATACCTTTTCTCAATTTGAAAGCAGCTTCGTCTTTCTTAGAGATAGTACCTACAGCCTTCTGACCAGTGATGTTCGTTAATTCTTCAACAGCATAATCGATGATCTTTTTATCAGCAGTAGCGTCTCCTAAACCTTGAGATAAAATGATTTTCTCAAGTCTTGGTACCTGCATTACTGACTTGTATCCGAACTCTTCCATCATTGCTGGAACAATCGTTTCTTTATATGCTTTTTTGGGTCTTGCTATATATTCCATGTGTTATTTAAAATTATAAAGTTTCACCCGTTTTTTTGTTGA harbors:
- the rplF gene encoding 50S ribosomal protein L6; amino-acid sequence: MSRIGKAIITIPAGVTITENNSVVTVKGPKGELSQELTAGITIEQKDGELNVNRPSDAKQHKALHGLYRALINNMIVGVSQGFEKKLELVGVGYRASHAGQKLELALGFSHGIVLELPSEVKVDTLTEKGKNPIITLTSHDNQLLGMVAAKIRSFRKPEPYKGKGVRFVGEIVRRKAGKSA
- the rpsH gene encoding 30S ribosomal protein S8 — encoded protein: MVTDPISDFLTRVRNAQSAGHKVVEIPASKIKKEITKILFDQGYILNYKFEDNAVQGTIKIALKYDKQTNKPAIKSIQRASRPGLRQYKGSAELPRVLNGLGISIISTSKGVMTDKKAREEKVGGEVICYVY
- the rpsN gene encoding 30S ribosomal protein S14; translated protein: MAKESMKARERKREALVAKYAAKRQALKEAGDYEGLQKLPKNASPVRLHNRCKLTGRPRGYMRTFGISRVTFREMANNGLIPGVKKASW
- the rplE gene encoding 50S ribosomal protein L5 is translated as MEYIARPKKAYKETIVPAMMEEFGYKSVMQVPRLEKIILSQGLGDATADKKIIDYAVEELTNITGQKAVGTISKKDEAAFKLRKGMPVGAKVTLRADKMYEFLDRLTSSALPRIRDFSGIKADGFDGRGNYNLGITEQIIFPEIVIDKVKKIQGMDITFVTTAKTDKEAKALLTHFGLPFKKN